The following are encoded in a window of Lynx canadensis isolate LIC74 chromosome B1, mLynCan4.pri.v2, whole genome shotgun sequence genomic DNA:
- the LGI3 gene encoding leucine-rich repeat LGI family member 3, which produces MAGLRARRGSGLRLLALSTLGFCLMLQVSAKRPPKTPPCPPSCSCTRDTAFCVDSKAVPRNLPSEVISLTLVNAAFSEIQDGAFSHLPLLQFLLLNSNKFTLIGDNAFTGLSHLQYLFIENNDIWALSKFTFRGLKSLTHLSLANNNLQTLPRDIFRPLDILSDLDLRGNSLNCDCKVKWLVEWLVHTNTTVAPIYCASPPRFQEHKVQDLPLREFDCITTDFVLYQTLPFPAVSAEPFLYSSDLYLALAQPGASACTVLKWDYVERQLRDYDRIPAPSAVHCKPMVVDSQLYVVVAQLFGGSYIYHWDPNTTRFTKLQDIDPQRVRKPNDLEAFRIDGDWYFAVADSSKAGATSLYRWHQNGFYSHQALHAWHRDTDLEFVDGEGKPRLIVSSSSQAPVIYQWSRTQKQFVAQGEVTQVPDAQAVKHFRAGRDSYLCLSRYIGDSKILRWEGTRFSEVQALPSRGSLAMQPFLVGGRRYLALGSDFSFTQIYQWDEGRQKFVRFQELAVQAPRAFCYMPAGDAQLLLAPSFKGQTLVYRHIVVDLSA; this is translated from the exons ATGGCGGGGCTGCGGGCCAGgcggggctccgggctccggcTGCTGGCGCTGTCCACGCTCGGCTTCTGCCTGATGCTGCAAGTCAGTGCCAAGAGGCCCCCCAAGACGCCCCCCTGCCCGCCTAGCTGCTCCTGCACCAGGGACACCGCCTTCTGCGTGGACTCTAAGGCAGTGCCCAGGAACCTGCCCTCCGAGGTCATCTCTCT GACGCTGGTGAATGCTGCCTTCTCGGAGATCCAGGATGGAGCGTTTTCCCACCTGCCACTGCTGCAGTTCCT gtTGCTCAACTCCAACAAGTTTACTCTGATTGGAGACAATGCCTTCACAGGACTGTCGCACCTGCAGTACCT CTTCATTGAGAACAATGACATCTGGGCACTATCCAAGTTTACCTTCAGAGGACTCAAGTCTTTGACACACCT ATCGCTGGCCAACAATAATCTGCAGACACTGCCTAGAGACATCTTTCGGCCCTTGGACATCCTGAGTGACTT GGACCTGCGGGGCAACTCACTCAACTGTGACTGCAAAGTGAAGTGGCTGGTGGAGTGGCTGGTGCACACCAACACCACGGTGGCTCCCATCTATTGCGCCAGCCCGCCCCGCTTCCAAGAGCACAAGGTGCAGGATTTGCCACTGCGGGAGTTCGACTGCATCACCACAG ATTTTGTGCTGTACCAGACCCTGCCCTTCCCAGCAGTATCAGCCGAGCCCTTCCTTTACTCCAGCGACCTCTATTTGGCTCTGGCCCAGCCAGGTGCCAGCGCTTGCACCGTCCTCAAGTGGGACTATGTTGAACGGCAGCTTCGAGATTATGATAGAATACCAG CCCCCTCTGCAGTGCACTGCAAGCCAATGGTGGTAGACAGCCAGCTGTACGTGGTTGTGGCCCAGCTGTTCGGTGGATCTTACATTTACCACTGGGACCCCAACACCACACGCTTCACCAAGCTGCAGGATATCGACCCACAGCGTGTGCGCAAGCCCAACGACCTGGAAGCTTTCCGCATTGACGGCGACTGGTACTTTGCCGTGGCCGACAGCTCCAAGGCGGGTGCCACCAGCCTCTACCGCTGGCACCAGAATGGCTTCTACTCCCACCAGGCCCTGCATGCCTGGCACCGTGACACTGACCTGGAGTTTGTAGATGGCGAGGGCAAGCCACGGTTGATTGTATCTAGTAGCTCCCAGGCACCTGTCATCTATCAGTGGAGCCGCACCCAGAAGCAGTTTGTGGCCCAGGGTGAGGTGACCCAGGTGCCTGATGCCCAGGCTGTGAAACACTTCCGTGCTGGGCGCGACAGCTACCTGTGTCTCAGCCGCTACATCGGTGACTCCAAGATCCTGCGCTGGGAGGGCACCCGCTTCTCTGAAGTgcaggccctgccctccaggggctcGCTGGCCATGCAGCCCTTCCTCGTGGGTGGCCGCCGCTACCTGGCACTGGGCAGCGACTTCTCCTTCACGCAGATCTACCAGTGGGATGAGGGGCGCCAAAAGTTTGTGCGGTTCCAGGAGCTGGCTGTGCAGGCCCCTCGGGCCTTCTGCTACATGCCTGCTGGGGATGCTCAGCTGCTCCTGGCCCCTAGCTTCAAGGGACAGACGCTCGTGTACCGACACATAGTGGTGGATCTCAGTGCCTAG
- the REEP4 gene encoding receptor expression-enhancing protein 4 has product MVSWMICRLVVLVFGMLYPAYASYKAVKTKNIREYVRWMMYWIVFALFMAVETFTDIFISWFPFYYEIKMAFVLWLLSPYTKGASLLYRKFVHPSLSRHEKEIDTCIVQAKERSYETMLSFGKRGLNIAASAAVQAATKSQGALAGRLRSFSMQDLRSIPDAPAPAYQDPLYLEDQVPRRRPPIGYRAGGLQDSDTEDECWSDTEAVSQPPARPREKPLSRSQSLRVVKRKPPMREGTSRSLKVRTRKKTISSDMNS; this is encoded by the exons ATGGTGTCCTGGATGATCTGTCGCCTGGTAGT GCTGGTGTTTGGGATGCTGTACCCAGCTTATGCTTCCTACAAGGCTGTGAAGACCAAGAACATACGTGAATAT gtgcgGTGGATGATGTACTGGATAGTCTTTGCACTGTTCATGGCAGTGGAAACCTTCACAGACATCTTTATTTCCTG GTTCCCTTTCTACTATGAGATCAAGATGGCCTTTGTGCTATGGCTGCTCTCGCCTTACACCAAAGGGGCCAGCCTGCTTTACCGAAAGTTTGTCCACCCATCCTTATCCCGTCATGAGAAG GAGATTGACACCTGCATCGTGCAGGCCAAGGAGCGCAGCTATGAGACGATGCTCAGCTTTGGGAAACGGGGCCTCAACATTGCTGCTTCGGCTGCTGTACAGGCTGCCACCAAG AGTCAGGGTGCACTGGCCGGAAGGCTGCGGAGCTTCTCCATGCAGGACCTGCGCTCCATCCCTgatgcccctgcccctgcctacCAGGATCCCCTCTACCTGGAGGACCAGGTACCTCGCCGCAGGCCGCCCATCG GGTATAGGGCAGGGGGCCTGCAGGACAGCGACACTGAGGATGAGTGTTGGTCAGATACAGAGGCAGTCTCCCAGCCACCTGCCCGGCCCCGAGAGAAGCCTCTGAGCCGCAGCCAGAGCCTACGTGTGGTCAAGAGGAAGCCACCCATGCGGGAG GGCACCTCGCGCTCACTGAAGGTTCGGACAAGGAAAAAGACCATTTCCTCAGACATGAACAGCTAG
- the HR gene encoding lysine-specific demethylase hairless: protein MESTPSFLKDAPAWEKIAPENGIVGQESDTLPQDGLRRGALCLGESAPFWRGVLSTPDSWRPPGFPQSPKDTLPLVEGEDPRNGERKASWLGSKEGLRWKEAMLNHPLALCGSACPPRYGPLIPEHNGGHPKSDPVAFRPLHCPFLLETKILEQAPFWMPTCLPPYLVSSLPPERPCDWPLAPHPWVYSGGQPKVPSAFGLGSKGFYHKDPSVLRLAKEPLATVEPGLLGLAPGGHLQRTGEVERPSFHQRDGEAGVSRHQNLCPFLLGHPDAVPRNPWPTCPPGLVHTLGNVWAVPGGGSLGCQLGPSATLRCPSPGPPTTQVGCCSSHPPARDRDLGPCGKCQEGLEGGTIGPSDSNEEANKTSGPRACPPSHHTKLKKTWLTRHSEQFRCPGGCPGDEENPSAHLQALKRASSPEVQGAGGSPAAKRPPNPFPGSAGQGARDWQEMLNSSFGNKVEAEQHDDHRGPQDGRASSLQDPGLQDTPCSAPLACVAQCQSCTHAAGEVGGPACRSQQVLRLPPEGEQHQEEDLAVSSEGGGSGPEAQLSKGLAKHLLSGLGDRLCRLLRREREALAWAQREGQGPTRTEDNPGIPLCCSSCHRGLFNTHWKCPHCSHRLCVACGRMAGARRARDKAGSQEQSTEECPQEAGHSASSLMLTQFISSQALAELSTAMHQVWVKYDIRGHCPCQADARVWAAGDGGQQKEPTEKTPPIPQSSCNGDTDRTKDIKEETPDSTETPAEDRASRGPLPCPSLCELLASTAVKLCLGHERIHMAFAPVTPALPSDDRITNILDSIIAQVVERKIQEKALGPGLRAGPGLRKGLGLPLSPVRPRLPPPGALLWLQEPRPQRGFHLFQEHWRQGQPVLVSGIQRTLQGNLWETEALGALGGQVQALTPLGPPQPTSLHSATFWEGFSRPEIRPKSDEGSVLLLHRALGDEDTSRMENLAASLPLPEYCAHHGKLNLASYLPPGPALRPLEPQLWAAYGVSPHRGHLGTKNLCVEVADLVSVLVRAEAPLPTWHRAQKDFLSGLDGEGLWSPGSQVSTVWHVFRAQDAQRIRRFLQMVCPAGAGNLEPGTPGSCYLDAGLRRRLREEWGVSCWTLLQAPGEAVLVPAGAPHQVQGLVSTVSVTQHFLSPETSALSAQLCHQGPSLPPDHRLLYAQMDWAVFQAVKVAVGTLQEAK from the exons ATGGAGAGTACGCCCAGCTTCCTGAAGGACGCCCCAGCCTGGGAGAAGATAGCCCCTGAGAATGGCATTGTGGGACAGGAGTCGGATACCCTGCCTCAAGATGGCCTGCGTCGTGGGGCACTGTGCCTGGGAGAGTCTGCCCCCTTCTGGAGGGGTGTCCTAAGCACCCCAGACTCTTGGCGTCCCCCTGGCTTTCCCCAGAGCCCCAAGGACACGCTCCCACTGGTGGAGGGAGAAGACCCCCGCAATGGGGAGAGGAAGGCCAGCTGGCTGGGCAGCAAAGAGGGTCTGCGCTGGAAGGAGGCAATGCTAAACCACCCACTGGCACTCTGTGGCTCCGCGTGCCCGCCCCGCTATGGCCCCCTGATTCCTGAGCATAATGGTGGCCATCCCAAGAGTGACCCTGTGGCCTTCCGGCCCTTGCACTGCCCCTTCCTGCTGGAGACCAAGATCCTGGAGCAAGCTCCCTTCTGGATGCCCACCTGCTTGCCACCCTACCTAGTGTCCAGCCTGCCCCCAGAGCGTCCATGTGACTGGCCCCTGGCCCCACACCCCTGGGTGTACTCAGGGGGACAGCCCAAAGTGCCCTCTGCCTTTGGCTTAGGCAGCAAG GGCTTTTACCACAAGGATCCAAGTGTTCTCAGGCTGGCAAAGGAGCCATTGGCAACTGTGGAACCTGGGTTGCTGGGCTTAGCCCCTGGTGGGCATCTCCAGAGAACTGGGGAAGTGGAACGTCCTTCATTCCAtcagagagacggagaggcaGGAGTCAGCAGGCATCAGaatctttgcccatttctcctGGGACATCCAGATGCTGTTCCCCGGAACCCCTGGCCCACTTGTCCCCCAGGCCTGGTTCATACTCTTGGCAACGTCTGGGCTGTACCAGGGGGTGGGAGCCTTGGGTGCCAGCTGGGGCCATCAGCCACGCTGaggtgcccctctcctgggcCTCCTACCACGCAGGTGGGCTGTTGTTCATCTCACCCACCTGCTAGAGATAGAGATCTTGGCCCTTGTGGGAAGTGCCAGGAGGGCCTGGAGGGGGGCACCATTGGGCCCAGTGACTCCAACGAGGAAGCAAACAAGACCTCTGGTCCCAGGGCCTGCCCACCCAGCCATCATACCAAGCTGAAGAAGACATGGCTCACACGACACTCAGAGCAGTTCAGGTGTCCAGGTGGCTGCCCTGGCGATGAGGAGAACCCATCTGCCCACCTGCAGGCCCTCAAGAGGGCAAGCAGCCCTGAGGTCCAGGGGGCAGGTGGCAGTCCAGCTGCCAAGCGCCCACCCAACCCTTTCCCAGGCAGTGCGGGGCAGGGGGCCAGAGATTGGCAGGAGATGCTCAACTCATCCTTTGGGAACAAAGTGGAGGCAGAACAGCATGATGACCACAGAG GACCCCAAGATGGTAGGGCCAGCAGCCTCCAGGACCCAGGGCTTCAGGATACACCTTGTTCGGCTCCTCTGGCATGCGTGGCTCAGTGCCAAAGCTGTACCCATGCAGCTGGAGAGGTGGGAGGGCCGGCCTGCCGCTCCCAGCAAGTGCTGAG GTTGCCTCCGGAAGGGGAGCAGCATCAGGAGGAAGACTTAGCAGTCAGCTCTGAGGGAGGAGGGTCTGGCCCTGAGGCCCAGCTCAGCAAGGGCCTTGCCAAGCATCTGCTAAGTGGTTTGGGGGATCGACTATGCCGTCTGCTTCGGAGGGAGCGTGAAGCCCTGGCCTGGGCGCAGCGGGAAG GCCAGGGGCCAACCAGGACAGAGGACAACCCAGGCATTCCACTCTGCTGCAGCAGCTGCCATCGTGGACTCTTCAACACCCACTGGAAATGCCCCCACTGCAGCCACCGGCTGTGTGTGGCCTGTGGTCGCATGGCAGGTGCTAGGAGGGCCAGGGACAAAGCAG GCTCTCAGGAGCAGTCCACAGAGGAGTGTCCTCAAGAGGCTGGGCACAGTGCCAGTTCCCTGATGCTCACCCAGTTCATCTCCAGCCAAG ctCTGGCAGAATTGAGCACCGCCATGCACCAGGTTTGGGTCAAGTATGACATCCGGGGGCACTGCCCCTGCCAAGCTGATGCCCGGGTGTGGGCCGCTGGGGATGGGGGCCAGCAG AAGGAGCCGACAGAGAAAACTCCCCCAATTCCACAATCTTCTTGCAACGGGGATACTGACAGGACCAAGGACATCAAGGAAG AGACCCCCGACTCCACGGAGACCCCAGCAGAGGACCGTGCCAGCCGAGGGCCCCTGccttgtccctctctctgtgaacTGCTGGCTTCCACTGCTGTCAAACTCTGCCTGGGGCACGAGAGGATACACATGGCCTTTGCCCCAGTCACTCCTGCCCTGCCCAGC GACGACCGCATCACCAACATCCTGGACAGCATCATCGCACAGGTGGTAGAACGGAAGATCCAGGAGAAAGCCCTGGGGCCGGGGCTGCGGGCTGGGCCAGGCCTGCGCAAAGGCCTGGGCCTACCCCTCTCGCCAGTGCGGCCACGGCTGCCTCCTCCCGGAGCTTTGCTGTGGCTGCAGGAGCCCAGACCTCAGCGAGGCTTCCACCTCTTCCAGGAGCACTGGAGGCAGGGCCAG CCCGTGTTGGTGTCAGGGATTCAGAGGACACTGCAAGGCAACCTGTGGGAGACGGAAGCTCTTGGAGCACTTGGAGGCCAAGTGCAGGCACTGACCCCCCTTGGACCTCCCCAGCCCACAAGCCTCCACAGTGCTACGTTCTGGGAGGGATTCTCCAGGCCTGAAA TTCGCCCAAAGTCAGATGAGGGCTCCGTCCTCCTGCTGCACAGAGCTCTGGGGGACGAGGACACCAGCAG GATGGAGAACCTGGCTGCCAGCCTGCCACTCCCAGAGTACTGTGCCCACCATGGGAAACTCAACCTGGCTTCCTACCTCCCACCTGGTCCTGCCCTGCGTCCACTGGAGCCCCAGCTGTGGGCAGCGTATG GTGTGAGCCCACACCGTGGGCACCTGGGAACCAAGAACCTCTGTGTGGAGGTGGCTGACCTGGTCAGTGTCCTGGTACGTGCTGAGGCCCCACTGCCTACCTGGCACCGGGCACAGAAAG ACTTCCTCTCAGGCCTGGACGGGGAGGGGCTCTGGTCTCCAGGCAGCCAGGTCAGCACCGTGTGGCACGTGTTCCGGGCACAGGATGCCCAACGCATCCGCCGCTTTCTCCAGATG GTGTGCCCGGCCGGAGCAGGCAACCTGGAGCCTGGCACCCCGGGCAGCTGCTACCTGGACGCAGGCCTGCGGCGGCGCCTACGGGAGGAGTGGGGCGTGagctgctggaccctgctgcagGCCCCTGGAGAGGCTGTGCTGGTGCCTGCGGGGGCTCCCCACCAG GTACAGGGCCTAGTAAGCACAGTGAGTGTCACTCAGCACTTCCTGTCCCCGGAGacctctgccctctctgctcaGCTCTGCCACCAGGGACCCAGCCTGCCCCCTGATCACCGCCTGCTTTATGCCCAG aTGGACTGGGCTGTGTTCCAAGCAGTGAAGGTGGCTGTGGGAACATTACAGGAGGCTAAATAG